A region from the Cryptosporangium arvum DSM 44712 genome encodes:
- a CDS encoding Gfo/Idh/MocA family protein — MRLGLIGLGRIGRFHAGLLRGLPAVKDLVVTDLDAALTAQVAASLDAEPAASPEALLAAGVDGVVIATSTPTHAPLVVAAVAAGIPAFCEKPLATTAAGGAALVRELTGADVPVQVGFQRRFDPAMAVVHDAVRRGELGWLHTVRSTTMDPAPPPQAYIAASGGMYRDCGVHDFDILRWVTGREVAEVYATGSNKGAPWFTEVGDVDTSTAVLTFDDGTLGLVSNTRYNARGYDVRLEVHGSADSVAAGWEPRVPVRPADADGFVPADTPHQFFMDRFAEAYRREFEAFTEVVAGTRPSPCTMADALEADWIAEACVRSAAERRPVTLAEVRG; from the coding sequence ATGCGCCTCGGACTGATCGGACTCGGTCGCATCGGACGATTCCACGCCGGGCTGCTGCGCGGCCTGCCCGCGGTCAAGGACCTGGTGGTCACCGACCTCGACGCGGCGCTGACCGCGCAGGTCGCGGCGTCGCTGGACGCCGAGCCCGCGGCCTCACCGGAAGCGCTGCTGGCGGCGGGCGTCGACGGCGTCGTGATCGCCACCTCGACGCCGACGCACGCCCCGCTGGTGGTCGCGGCGGTGGCCGCCGGTATCCCGGCGTTCTGCGAGAAACCGCTGGCCACGACCGCGGCCGGCGGAGCCGCGCTGGTGCGTGAACTGACCGGCGCCGACGTGCCGGTGCAGGTCGGCTTCCAGCGGCGTTTCGACCCCGCGATGGCCGTCGTGCACGACGCCGTGCGGCGCGGGGAGCTCGGGTGGCTGCACACCGTCCGGTCCACGACGATGGACCCGGCGCCGCCGCCCCAGGCCTACATCGCCGCGTCCGGTGGCATGTACCGCGACTGCGGCGTGCACGACTTCGACATCCTGCGCTGGGTCACCGGCCGTGAGGTCGCCGAGGTGTACGCCACCGGCAGCAACAAGGGCGCTCCGTGGTTCACCGAGGTCGGTGACGTCGACACCTCGACCGCCGTGCTGACGTTCGACGACGGCACGCTCGGTCTGGTGTCGAACACCCGCTACAACGCGCGGGGGTACGACGTGCGCCTGGAGGTGCACGGGTCGGCCGACAGCGTCGCGGCCGGTTGGGAGCCGCGGGTGCCGGTGCGCCCGGCCGACGCCGACGGGTTCGTGCCCGCCGACACCCCGCACCAGTTCTTCATGGACCGCTTCGCCGAGGCGTACCGCCGCGAGTTCGAGGCGTTCACCGAGGTGGTGGCCGGTACCCGCCCGTCGCCCTGCACGATGGCCGACGCGCTGGAGGCCGACTGGATCGCCGAGGCGTGCGTCCGCTCGGCCGCCGAACGACGCCCGGTCACGCTGGCGGAGGTGCGCGGCTAG
- a CDS encoding TetR/AcrR family transcriptional regulator, producing the protein MPRIRGASIEEHHERVWADLAAAVRELMLERDYESITMGHIASRAGLARNTLYNYAGDKSALVLALTERAARPALDRVASIAARAGDPAADRMGEIVEAVLDASTDPALQPMFRPGSGPLVDAMPRGPANPFHAIVAEVESVVRDGVARGEFRDVGDVGLTVELLSGAMRAGAERIGRDRAARDATVRAARDVILAALAR; encoded by the coding sequence GTGCCGCGGATCCGCGGGGCCAGCATCGAGGAGCACCACGAGCGGGTGTGGGCCGACCTCGCGGCGGCGGTGCGTGAGCTGATGCTCGAGCGCGACTACGAGTCGATCACGATGGGCCACATCGCGTCGCGGGCCGGGCTCGCGCGCAACACGCTCTACAACTACGCGGGGGACAAGAGCGCGCTGGTGCTGGCCCTGACCGAGCGCGCGGCCCGGCCCGCGCTCGACCGGGTGGCCTCGATCGCCGCGCGGGCCGGCGACCCGGCGGCCGACCGGATGGGTGAGATCGTCGAGGCGGTGCTCGACGCGTCCACCGACCCGGCGCTGCAGCCGATGTTCCGGCCGGGCTCCGGCCCCCTGGTCGACGCGATGCCCAGGGGACCGGCGAACCCGTTCCACGCGATCGTGGCCGAGGTGGAGAGCGTCGTCCGGGACGGCGTCGCGCGGGGCGAGTTCCGTGACGTCGGCGACGTCGGGCTCACGGTCGAGCTGCTCTCCGGTGCGATGCGGGCCGGCGCCGAACGCATCGGCCGCGACCGCGCCGCCCGCGACGCCACCGTCCGCGCCGCCCGCGACGTCATCCTCGCGGCGCTGGCCCGCTGA
- a CDS encoding nuclear transport factor 2 family protein, translated as MDAHAEIVELFGRYADIADQKEYDELPGLVFTDPVTLDFESVAGIPPMTLPLGDYVEILRASFAPFLATHHAITGHVVTVDGDRATVHAHVRAEHWLPGEGPNRWLVVGFYDNEAVRTADGWRFRRVALTASYQENAHLAAGVR; from the coding sequence ATGGACGCCCACGCTGAGATCGTCGAGTTGTTCGGGCGGTATGCCGACATCGCGGACCAGAAGGAGTACGACGAGTTGCCCGGCCTCGTCTTCACCGATCCGGTCACGCTCGACTTCGAATCGGTCGCCGGCATCCCGCCGATGACCCTGCCGCTCGGCGACTACGTCGAGATCCTGCGCGCGAGTTTCGCGCCCTTCCTGGCGACCCACCACGCGATCACCGGGCACGTCGTCACGGTCGACGGGGACCGCGCGACGGTTCACGCGCACGTCCGGGCCGAGCACTGGCTTCCCGGCGAGGGGCCGAACCGCTGGCTGGTGGTCGGCTTCTACGACAACGAGGCGGTGCGGACGGCCGACGGCTGGCGGTTCCGCCGGGTGGCGCTCACCGCGTCCTACCAGGAGAACGCGCACCTCGCGGCCGGGGTGCGCTAG
- a CDS encoding ABC transporter ATP-binding protein: MQADTTIDVRDLRMRYGDTDVLTGVSFTALRGEVLVLLGPNGAGKTTTIEILEGFRRRSAGEVRVLGADPARGGESWRARVGIVLQSWRDHSKWRVRELLEHLSRYYRAFAGDRRPWNVDDLLAAVGLSAQAGLKISSLSGGQRRRFDVAVGIIGHPELLFLDEPTAGFDPEARREFHDLVHEIADDDTTILLTTHDLDEAEKLADRILILCGGTIIADGSADALTRRISTQAEVRWRVGGTRYVHATDDATAFVRGLFRQHDDGITDLEVRRASLEDTYMTMVRQFEAGRRDTAVREFSEVASS; encoded by the coding sequence ATGCAGGCCGACACCACGATTGATGTGCGTGACTTACGGATGCGCTACGGGGACACCGACGTACTGACCGGGGTCTCGTTCACTGCCCTCCGGGGCGAGGTCCTCGTCCTGCTCGGCCCGAACGGCGCCGGCAAGACCACCACGATCGAGATCCTGGAAGGGTTCCGGAGGCGGTCGGCCGGGGAGGTGCGGGTGCTCGGCGCGGACCCGGCGCGCGGTGGGGAGAGCTGGCGCGCCCGCGTCGGCATCGTGCTGCAGTCCTGGCGCGACCACAGCAAATGGCGGGTCCGGGAGCTGCTCGAGCACCTGAGCCGCTACTACCGGGCGTTCGCCGGCGACCGCCGCCCGTGGAACGTCGACGATCTGCTGGCCGCGGTCGGCCTGTCCGCCCAGGCCGGCCTCAAGATCAGCAGCCTCTCCGGCGGCCAGCGACGCCGGTTCGACGTGGCGGTCGGCATCATCGGCCATCCCGAACTGCTCTTCCTCGACGAGCCGACCGCGGGTTTCGACCCCGAGGCCCGCCGCGAGTTCCACGACCTCGTGCACGAGATCGCCGACGACGACACCACGATCCTGCTGACCACGCACGACCTGGACGAGGCCGAGAAGCTCGCCGACCGGATCCTCATCCTGTGCGGCGGCACGATCATCGCCGACGGCTCGGCCGACGCGCTGACCCGGCGGATCTCCACCCAGGCCGAGGTGCGCTGGCGCGTCGGCGGCACCCGCTACGTGCACGCCACCGACGACGCGACCGCGTTCGTCCGCGGGCTGTTCCGGCAGCACGACGACGGGATCACCGACCTCGAGGTGCGCCGGGCCAGCCTCGAGGACACCTACATGACGATGGTGCGGCAGTTCGAAGCCGGACGCCGCGACACCGCGGTCCGCGAGTTCTCGGAGGTGGCGTCGTCGTGA
- a CDS encoding ABC transporter permease: MNPTLNAVRAGTSRGLIELRQTLTTPMDLWNHVLPSVIYLVVMYFTRGDTVPGTDFSLGARTLPSLMGMTIVFSGLSTMMMSLAVEREDGTLLRAKAVPSGMVGYLVGKIVLVSSMTVVNIAIILVPSLFLLDGLAIGSVTGWLTLAWVLVLGLVATLPLGAVLGALIDNPRNGGLAILPIMALIAISGIFYPLDGYPDWLAALGRVFPVYWLGLGMRSALLPDSMAAVEHAGSWQHLETLGVLGAWAIAGLLAAPIVLRRMARRESGSAVIARRERALQRAA; encoded by the coding sequence GTGAACCCCACTCTGAACGCCGTCCGGGCCGGGACGTCACGTGGTCTGATCGAGCTGCGCCAGACCCTGACGACGCCGATGGACCTGTGGAACCACGTGTTGCCCAGCGTCATCTACCTGGTCGTCATGTACTTCACCCGTGGCGACACCGTGCCGGGCACGGACTTCTCGCTCGGGGCCCGGACGCTGCCCAGCCTGATGGGCATGACGATCGTCTTCAGCGGACTGTCGACGATGATGATGTCGCTCGCGGTCGAGCGCGAGGACGGCACGCTGCTGCGGGCCAAGGCCGTGCCGAGCGGCATGGTCGGGTATCTCGTCGGCAAGATCGTGCTGGTGTCGTCGATGACGGTCGTCAACATCGCGATCATCCTGGTGCCGAGCCTGTTCCTGCTCGACGGGCTGGCGATCGGCAGCGTCACCGGGTGGTTGACGCTCGCCTGGGTGCTGGTGCTCGGCCTGGTGGCGACGCTGCCGCTGGGCGCGGTGCTCGGCGCGCTCATCGACAACCCGCGCAACGGCGGCCTCGCGATCCTGCCGATCATGGCGCTCATCGCGATCTCCGGGATCTTCTACCCGCTCGACGGTTACCCGGACTGGCTGGCGGCGCTCGGGCGGGTGTTCCCGGTGTACTGGCTGGGCCTCGGGATGCGGTCGGCACTGCTGCCCGACAGCATGGCGGCGGTGGAGCACGCGGGGTCGTGGCAGCACCTGGAGACGCTCGGCGTCCTGGGGGCCTGGGCGATCGCCGGACTGCTCGCGGCGCCTATCGTTCTGCGCAGGATGGCCCGCAGGGAGTCCGGTTCCGCCGTGATCGCACGGCGGGAGCGGGCTCTGCAGCGGGCCGCGTGA
- a CDS encoding helix-turn-helix transcriptional regulator, whose translation MDKNEAIYNRIAMLRAERGISRRDLAEALGVHYQTVGYLERGEYSPSLHLALRIADYFEVAVEVVFSTAPFPRLGGSRQSA comes from the coding sequence ATGGACAAGAACGAGGCCATTTACAACCGGATCGCGATGCTCCGGGCCGAACGGGGCATCTCCCGGCGCGACCTGGCCGAGGCGCTCGGGGTGCACTACCAGACGGTCGGCTACCTCGAGCGCGGTGAGTACAGCCCGTCGCTGCACCTCGCGCTGCGGATCGCCGACTACTTCGAGGTAGCGGTCGAGGTCGTCTTCTCCACCGCCCCGTTCCCCCGCCTCGGCGGTTCCCGCCAGTCGGCGTAG
- a CDS encoding TetR/AcrR family transcriptional regulator, translating to MAKRADARRNEETLLDAAAAVFVSSGVDAPVRDIAAKAGVGMGTIYRHFPTRSDLIIAVYRHQVEATAAAGPALLESSETPHAALGRWIEKFVDFLVTKHGLATALQSDEAGFQSLHAYFLDRLQPVCGELIAAAAAAGEIRDDVDPFELLYAVGNLCIGNDPRYDARRVVGFLIAGLAR from the coding sequence ATGGCGAAGCGGGCTGACGCACGGCGGAACGAGGAGACGCTGCTCGACGCGGCGGCGGCCGTTTTCGTCTCTTCGGGCGTGGACGCTCCGGTGCGTGACATCGCGGCCAAGGCCGGCGTCGGCATGGGCACGATCTACCGGCACTTCCCGACCCGGTCGGACCTGATCATCGCGGTCTACCGCCACCAGGTGGAGGCGACCGCCGCCGCCGGGCCCGCCCTGCTGGAGTCGAGCGAGACGCCGCACGCGGCGCTCGGCCGCTGGATCGAGAAGTTCGTCGACTTCCTGGTCACCAAGCACGGCCTGGCGACCGCGCTGCAGTCCGACGAGGCGGGGTTCCAGTCGCTGCACGCGTACTTCCTCGACCGCCTCCAGCCGGTCTGCGGCGAGCTGATCGCCGCCGCGGCCGCGGCCGGCGAGATCCGCGACGACGTCGACCCGTTCGAGCTGCTGTACGCGGTCGGCAACCTCTGCATCGGCAACGATCCGCGCTACGACGCCCGTCGCGTGGTCGGCTTCCTGATCGCGGGCCTGGCCCGCTGA
- a CDS encoding alpha/beta hydrolase family protein codes for MSTTVVLPAPGRGEDLQVRVSMPPTGDHLPVIVFSHGFGESKDGYDPLVDHWVANGFAVLQPTHLDSRTLALPPDDPRTPEIWRTRAEDLTRVLDELPAIGRLDLDRIAIAGHSWGAQTAGMLLGARVVGVDEDWTDRRITAGVLLAATGTGEDLVPFAAEHFAFMRPDFANLKTPTLVVAGDADQSRLSTRGPDWFTDVYRLSPGATHLLTLFGGEHSLGGITGYHAGETTDENPERVAQVQRVTTAYLRGTDITVDAEQGKLGQK; via the coding sequence ATGAGCACCACCGTCGTGTTACCCGCCCCCGGCCGGGGCGAGGACCTGCAGGTCCGCGTGTCGATGCCGCCGACCGGCGACCACCTGCCGGTGATCGTGTTCTCGCACGGCTTCGGCGAGTCGAAGGACGGCTACGACCCGCTCGTCGACCACTGGGTCGCGAACGGGTTCGCCGTGCTGCAACCCACCCACCTGGACTCCCGCACGCTGGCCCTGCCCCCGGACGACCCGCGCACACCGGAGATCTGGCGGACCCGCGCCGAGGACCTGACCCGGGTGCTCGACGAACTGCCGGCCATCGGACGCCTCGACCTCGACCGGATCGCGATCGCCGGCCACTCCTGGGGCGCCCAGACCGCAGGCATGCTGCTCGGCGCGCGGGTCGTCGGCGTCGACGAGGACTGGACCGACCGGCGGATCACCGCCGGCGTGCTGCTGGCCGCCACCGGCACCGGTGAGGACCTCGTGCCGTTCGCGGCCGAGCACTTCGCGTTCATGCGCCCGGACTTCGCGAACCTGAAGACGCCGACGCTCGTCGTGGCCGGCGACGCCGACCAGTCGCGGCTCTCCACCCGCGGGCCGGACTGGTTCACCGACGTCTACCGCCTGAGCCCCGGCGCCACGCACCTGCTGACGCTGTTCGGCGGCGAGCACTCGCTCGGCGGCATCACCGGCTACCACGCCGGGGAGACGACCGACGAGAACCCGGAGCGGGTCGCTCAGGTCCAGCGGGTCACCACCGCCTACCTGCGCGGAACCGACATCACCGTCGACGCCGAGCAGGGAAAACTGGGGCAGAAATGA
- a CDS encoding LLM class flavin-dependent oxidoreductase: protein MRPTFGIMTAQAQVGYPDLQRVWREADTVAEIEHAWLYDHLMPIFGDPDGPAFEGWTLLSALAAQTSRLRVGLLVTSNRFRPPAVLAKMATTVDVVAGGRLDFGIGVGSRPGHPLARREYEAHGLPFVETDDAIGAFAEACAVIRRLWTADEPFDVDGKYVRLTGAYGNPKPVQRPGPPIVIGGRASSTLRVAAEHADVWNIAGGGDVSDLAERSARLDRYCAEIGRDPAEIVRSMQLGVAYEAPGVARDAIGAALDAGFRHFVLSVAAPYPDGVARWLADEVIRGVTGR, encoded by the coding sequence ATGAGGCCGACGTTCGGCATCATGACGGCGCAGGCCCAGGTCGGCTACCCGGACCTGCAGCGGGTCTGGCGGGAGGCGGACACGGTCGCGGAGATCGAGCACGCCTGGCTCTACGACCACCTGATGCCGATCTTCGGCGACCCGGACGGCCCGGCGTTCGAGGGCTGGACGCTGCTCTCCGCGCTCGCCGCCCAGACGTCCCGGCTGCGTGTCGGGCTGCTGGTGACCAGCAACCGGTTCCGGCCGCCGGCCGTGCTCGCGAAGATGGCCACGACCGTCGACGTGGTGGCGGGCGGGCGCCTCGACTTCGGGATCGGGGTCGGGTCGCGGCCCGGTCACCCGCTGGCCCGCCGTGAGTACGAGGCGCACGGCCTGCCGTTCGTGGAGACCGACGACGCGATCGGCGCGTTCGCCGAGGCGTGCGCGGTGATCCGGCGGCTCTGGACGGCGGACGAGCCGTTCGACGTCGACGGGAAGTACGTGCGGCTCACCGGGGCGTACGGCAACCCGAAGCCGGTGCAGCGCCCCGGTCCCCCGATCGTGATCGGCGGACGGGCGTCGTCGACGCTGCGGGTGGCGGCCGAGCACGCCGACGTCTGGAACATCGCCGGTGGCGGGGACGTCTCCGACCTCGCCGAGCGCAGCGCCCGGCTCGACCGGTACTGCGCGGAGATCGGCCGGGATCCGGCCGAGATCGTGCGGTCGATGCAGCTCGGGGTGGCGTACGAGGCGCCCGGAGTGGCCCGGGACGCGATCGGCGCGGCGCTCGACGCCGGGTTCCGGCACTTCGTGCTGAGCGTGGCGGCGCCCTACCCGGACGGGGTGGCACGGTGGCTGGCGGACGAGGTGATCCGCGGGGTGACCGGCCGGTAG
- a CDS encoding GAF domain-containing protein translates to MQFVESTLGDPARLAEVGRYDPRDPALTAELDDIAARTVAWTGRPISLITLLGGEFQYCVGLHGLPSAVRVGDRVVDRFSVPVRWSFCAPMIRNGHSHVVADLRAEPLLGANPFVTALGLRGYAGVPLFSAGGDVIGSHCLLSPEPFTAGIADVLALETGAADALAALGRYRS, encoded by the coding sequence ATGCAGTTCGTCGAATCGACGCTCGGTGACCCCGCGCGCCTGGCCGAGGTCGGCCGGTACGACCCTCGTGACCCCGCGCTGACCGCCGAGCTCGACGACATCGCCGCCCGCACGGTCGCCTGGACCGGCCGGCCGATCAGCCTGATCACGCTGCTGGGCGGCGAGTTCCAGTACTGCGTCGGCCTGCACGGCCTGCCGTCGGCGGTGCGGGTGGGCGACCGCGTCGTCGACCGGTTCAGCGTCCCCGTCCGGTGGTCGTTCTGCGCGCCGATGATCCGCAACGGGCACTCGCACGTCGTCGCCGACCTGCGGGCCGAGCCGCTGCTCGGCGCGAACCCGTTCGTCACCGCGCTCGGGCTGCGCGGCTACGCCGGGGTGCCGCTGTTCAGCGCCGGTGGCGACGTCATCGGCAGCCACTGCCTGCTCTCCCCCGAGCCGTTCACCGCGGGCATCGCCGACGTCCTGGCCCTGGAGACCGGGGCCGCGGACGCGCTCGCCGCGCTCGGCCGCTACCGCTCCTGA
- a CDS encoding peptidoglycan recognition protein family protein — MPSRRSVLAAAAGVLAGLPVLGAPATALAAPGPAPAAGSPIPDTLASKLAVNARRKADESKFPLTHLAVGWTGPADGAAVRIRTRTGWSDWTGLHGCDGGRDGRAIAKRALLNVPGGVGYELTLPGTGTVTELNTVDGPTRATAAATRSATPLSTRTIGRPYLSRAAWGADESLRFKDDGTERFPADYYPVQTVTVHHSAGINDDPDPAATMRAIYYDQTITRDFGDFGYHLAIDETGRVYEGRWSGTDPFPVYGGPLGEGGKPRMNNAAHVGGFNAGNVGIVLLGDFTSRQPTAAARRSLTYLLAAIVALGGLDPLGTTTYVNPISGASKTVPTIPGHREWAATLCPGDLFFPELASVRQDVADLLG, encoded by the coding sequence ATGCCGTCCCGTCGTTCCGTACTCGCCGCCGCCGCCGGAGTGTTAGCCGGGTTACCGGTCCTGGGGGCGCCGGCCACCGCGCTCGCCGCCCCGGGTCCGGCGCCGGCCGCCGGTAGCCCGATCCCGGACACCCTCGCCAGCAAGCTCGCGGTGAACGCCCGCCGGAAGGCCGACGAGTCGAAGTTCCCGCTGACCCACCTCGCGGTGGGCTGGACCGGGCCCGCGGACGGCGCCGCGGTGCGGATCCGGACCCGGACCGGCTGGAGCGACTGGACCGGCCTGCACGGCTGCGACGGGGGCCGGGACGGCCGCGCGATCGCCAAGCGCGCGCTGCTGAACGTTCCCGGCGGCGTCGGCTACGAGCTGACGCTGCCCGGCACCGGCACGGTCACCGAGCTGAACACGGTGGACGGCCCGACGCGCGCGACCGCCGCGGCGACCCGCTCGGCGACGCCGCTTTCCACCCGCACGATCGGCCGCCCGTACCTGAGCCGCGCGGCCTGGGGCGCCGACGAGTCGCTGCGCTTCAAGGACGACGGCACCGAGCGGTTCCCGGCCGACTACTACCCGGTGCAGACCGTCACCGTGCACCACTCCGCGGGCATCAACGACGACCCGGACCCGGCCGCGACGATGCGCGCGATCTACTACGACCAGACGATCACGCGCGACTTCGGCGACTTCGGGTACCACCTGGCGATCGACGAGACCGGCCGGGTCTACGAGGGCCGCTGGTCGGGCACCGACCCGTTCCCGGTGTACGGCGGCCCGCTCGGCGAGGGCGGCAAGCCGAGGATGAACAACGCCGCGCACGTCGGCGGCTTCAACGCCGGCAACGTCGGCATCGTCCTGCTGGGTGACTTCACCAGCCGGCAGCCGACCGCGGCGGCCCGCCGGTCGCTGACCTACCTGCTGGCCGCGATCGTGGCGCTCGGCGGCCTCGACCCGCTCGGTACCACCACGTACGTGAACCCGATCAGCGGCGCCTCGAAGACCGTGCCGACGATCCCGGGTCACCGGGAGTGGGCGGCGACGCTGTGCCCGGGTGACCTGTTCTTCCCCGAACTGGCGAGCGTGCGCCAGGACGTCGCCGACCTGCTGGGCTGA
- a CDS encoding O-antigen ligase family protein, with product MIRVLSAAVLVVAATIVEFVRTGSVTETGEAAVAALIAAGVAWLALSLPGTTVQGTVLGGTLVLAGILTWTSTDRPIAIWAVLGVGGVLYAWWSRPWLGGLRQLPRLGGAWTGLAYWPLGVAGALLVGHWTVGAQRAAYAGVFALAVLAVVAYVRGTGRDPSVAVAAAILLGVAALLWAGAGSLFDSVREAPAGSAQGMRDRFWGGLGFFYHPNSLSGLAVIAAIRVGADRAFGLAPRLAVTGLAGLVLLLSNSRTGLLFAGAAAVLHAFLVLRNRRADLPDHRRRWLAAATPFLVLVIVYVSSGGIDHLTRDRLGTGATPGGSPVAAATSGRTDTWRQVWRDWENAPVAEKLFGDATTSRAVVIRLDDGAPPEGPRRQLNTDNAAVGAFRRGGVVGAVAFVLGVALLVVHALRRRRGGGWPAAWFTIGALAVVPTIATEDWLLGGTNGALWLLLVAGEAYLVLRPAPPVEPELPVGILTTPVK from the coding sequence ATGATCAGGGTCCTCTCGGCCGCGGTACTCGTGGTCGCGGCCACGATCGTCGAGTTCGTCCGCACCGGCAGCGTCACCGAGACCGGTGAGGCCGCGGTCGCCGCGCTGATCGCGGCGGGCGTCGCGTGGCTCGCGCTCTCGCTTCCGGGCACCACCGTGCAGGGCACCGTGCTCGGCGGCACGCTGGTGCTCGCGGGCATCCTCACCTGGACCTCCACCGACCGACCGATCGCCATCTGGGCGGTGCTCGGCGTCGGCGGCGTGCTCTACGCGTGGTGGAGCCGGCCGTGGCTCGGCGGTCTCCGGCAGCTGCCCCGGCTCGGCGGCGCGTGGACCGGCCTGGCGTACTGGCCGCTCGGCGTGGCCGGCGCGCTCCTGGTCGGACACTGGACCGTCGGCGCGCAGCGGGCCGCCTACGCCGGGGTGTTCGCGCTCGCCGTCCTCGCCGTCGTCGCCTACGTACGCGGCACCGGGCGGGACCCCAGCGTGGCCGTCGCCGCCGCGATCCTGCTCGGCGTCGCGGCGCTGCTGTGGGCCGGGGCCGGGAGCCTGTTCGACTCGGTGCGCGAGGCTCCGGCGGGCTCCGCGCAGGGCATGCGCGACCGCTTCTGGGGCGGCCTGGGGTTCTTCTACCACCCGAACTCGCTCTCCGGTCTCGCGGTGATCGCGGCGATCCGCGTCGGCGCCGACCGGGCGTTCGGGCTCGCGCCGCGGCTGGCCGTCACCGGCCTGGCCGGCCTGGTGCTGCTGCTCAGCAACTCGCGGACCGGCCTGCTGTTCGCGGGTGCCGCGGCCGTGCTGCACGCGTTCCTGGTGCTCCGGAACCGGCGCGCGGACCTGCCGGACCACCGGCGCCGCTGGCTCGCCGCCGCCACCCCGTTCCTCGTGCTGGTGATCGTCTACGTCTCGTCCGGCGGCATCGACCACCTGACCCGGGACCGGCTCGGCACCGGCGCGACCCCCGGCGGCAGCCCGGTGGCTGCGGCCACGAGCGGCCGCACCGACACCTGGCGGCAGGTCTGGCGCGACTGGGAGAACGCACCGGTGGCCGAGAAGCTGTTCGGCGACGCGACGACCTCGCGGGCGGTGGTCATCCGGCTCGATGACGGCGCGCCGCCCGAGGGTCCGCGCCGTCAGCTGAACACCGACAACGCCGCGGTCGGCGCGTTCCGGCGCGGCGGGGTCGTCGGCGCGGTCGCGTTCGTGCTCGGCGTCGCGCTGCTCGTCGTCCACGCCCTGCGCCGACGCCGGGGAGGCGGGTGGCCGGCCGCGTGGTTCACGATCGGCGCGCTGGCGGTGGTGCCGACGATCGCCACCGAGGACTGGCTGCTCGGCGGGACGAACGGCGCACTCTGGCTCCTCCTGGTCGCCGGTGAGGCGTACCTGGTGCTCCGGCCGGCTCCGCCGGTGGAACCTGAGTTACCGGTGGGAATCTTGACAACTCCGGTTAAGTAA
- a CDS encoding glycosyltransferase family 2 protein translates to MSVVIPTRNRPGLVVRAVRSALAQTLPDLDVVVVVDGPDPATGAALAAIGDDRLRVVELAESGGAPNARNAGVRAARGEWTAFLDDDDEWLPEKLATQLALAQESPYALPIVSSRLYMRTPRADTVLPRRLPGDGEQPTEYLTVRRGVFHGDGFLQTSTIMARTELLRRVPFTAGLRRLQELDWSLRCLEHEGVGLVYADEPLVIWHADENRARISADAPWEQSIEWLKESRARVTPRAYAALAMSVVASMAATSKSPRVFADLLGEAVRHGRPGPIDYLTYVQVWLLPPGFRRAVRDRVLGQAAAG, encoded by the coding sequence GTGAGTGTCGTGATCCCCACCCGCAACCGGCCCGGACTCGTGGTGCGGGCGGTCCGGAGCGCGCTGGCGCAGACTCTGCCCGACCTCGACGTGGTCGTCGTCGTGGACGGTCCGGACCCCGCGACCGGCGCGGCGCTGGCCGCGATCGGCGACGACCGGCTGCGCGTCGTCGAGCTCGCCGAGTCCGGCGGCGCACCGAACGCCCGCAACGCCGGCGTGCGCGCCGCGCGGGGCGAGTGGACCGCGTTCCTCGACGACGACGACGAATGGCTGCCGGAGAAGCTCGCGACCCAGCTGGCGCTCGCGCAGGAGTCGCCGTACGCGCTGCCGATCGTCTCCAGCCGCCTGTACATGCGCACGCCGCGGGCCGACACCGTGCTCCCGCGCCGCTTACCGGGCGACGGCGAGCAGCCGACCGAGTACCTGACCGTGCGCCGGGGCGTGTTCCACGGCGACGGCTTCCTGCAGACCTCGACGATCATGGCGCGCACCGAGCTGCTGCGCCGGGTGCCGTTCACCGCCGGGTTACGCCGCCTGCAGGAGCTCGACTGGAGCCTGCGGTGCCTGGAGCACGAGGGCGTCGGCCTGGTCTACGCCGACGAGCCCCTCGTCATCTGGCACGCCGACGAGAACCGGGCGCGGATCAGCGCCGACGCGCCCTGGGAGCAGTCGATCGAGTGGCTCAAGGAGAGCCGCGCGCGGGTCACGCCCCGCGCGTACGCGGCGCTGGCGATGAGCGTCGTCGCGTCGATGGCCGCCACCAGCAAGAGCCCACGGGTGTTCGCCGATCTGCTGGGGGAGGCGGTCCGCCACGGCCGGCCCGGGCCGATCGACTACCTGACCTACGTCCAGGTGTGGCTGCTCCCGCCGGGCTTCCGGCGCGCCGTGCGCGACCGTGTGCTCGGCCAGGCCGCGGCCGGATGA